In the Hordeum vulgare subsp. vulgare chromosome 7H, MorexV3_pseudomolecules_assembly, whole genome shotgun sequence genome, one interval contains:
- the LOC123407117 gene encoding MACPF domain-containing protein At1g14780-like, producing the protein MVGRAMARARQVTGGGSEEMAAAVARAVSCLGTGVDMAGDLRLKHCKAAEGCLVARSGGKAAAAVSVPGIGAVPDVPSDVMCGKGNRIRIRSDVLEFNKMTELFNGRSSVAGKIPSGLFNACFGLDGGSWAQDASSTKCLALDGYFISLLDLRLDCRPLALAERVVADVPATWDPAAIASFIDKYGTHIVVGVSMGGQDVVYVKQDRSSPLPESEIKEHLEKLGDQLFTGTCPMPASHSKSRDNNKTKVPGAFNVFDGQLTQPRVEGMTSQVACKEGVTVIYSKRGGDTAARSHAEWLLTVPAKPDAIGFKLVPLTSLLKGVPGLGFLSHAINLYLRYKPPVEDLRYFLDFQHHRLWAPVLSDLPLALCSNRQGASQALHFSLVGSKLHVNSNQVIIPNLPVTGMRLHLEGKKNNRLGLHLQHLASSPSFINGRRDKPPVWRGSETISDERYHEPVQRRMFAHVCTAPVKYDPQWCSAHRRTAYVVSGVQLHVRAHDSTTVLHLRLMYTELVGYTVVQSKWAHNTARLSGKGSFLSKSFASAASSSGAAERDRQGPARVNVDSGVFAGGPPVPVGEQKLLKFVDTSQVTMGPQDAPGYWLVTGAKLDVQKGKISLHVKFSLLAPVS; encoded by the exons ATGGTGGGACGAGCAATGGCCAGGGCCAGGCAGGTGACCGGCGGTGGCAGCGAGGAGATGGCGGCAGCGGTGGCGAGGGCGGTGAGCTGCCTCGGCACGGGGGTCGACATGGCGGGCGACCTCCGGCTGAAGCACTGCAAGGCTGCGGAAGGATGCCTCGTCGCCAGGAGCGGCGGGAAGGCGGCCGCGGCCGTCTCCGTGCCCGGGATCGGTGCGGTGCCGGACGTGCCGTCGGACGTCATGTGCGGCAAGGGCAACCGGATCAGGATCAGGTCCGACGTCCTCGAGTTCAACAAG ATGACTGAGCTGTTCAACGGCCGGAGCTCGGTGGCGGGGAAGATCCCGTCGGGGCTCTTCAACGCGTGCTTCGGCCTGGACGGCGGCTCCTGGGCGCAGGACGCCTCCAGCACCAAGTGCCTGGCGCTCGACGGCTACTTCATCTCCCTCCTCGACCTCCGCCTCGACTGCCGGCCGCTCGCGCTCGCCGAGCGCGTCGTCGCCGACGTGCCCGCCACCTGGGACCCGGCAGCCATTGCAAG TTTCATCGACAAGTACGGGACGCACATCGTCGTCGGGGTGAGCATGGGCGGCCAGGACGTGGTCTACGTGAAGCAGGACAGGTCGTCGCCGCTGCCGGAGTCCGAGATCAAGGAGCACCTGGAGAAGCTAGGCGACCAGCTCTTCACCGGGACATGCCCCATGCCTGCTTCACACTCCAAGTCCAGAGATAATAACAAGACCAAG GTCCCTGGGGCCTTCAACGTATTTGATGGCCAGTTAACACAGCCGAGGGTTGAAGGAATGACCAGTCAAGTCGCATGCAAGGAG GGTGTGACGGTGATATACTCCAAGAGGGGAGGGGACACGGCGGCGAGGAGCCACGCCGAGTGGCTGCTCACCGTGCCGGCAAAGCCCGACGCCATCGGCTTCAAGCTTGTTCCCCTGACATCCCTTCTCAAGGGAGTGCCAGGCTTGGGCTTCCTCTCCCATGCCATAAACCTCTACCTGAGAT ACAAACCTCCGGTAGAAGATTTGAGGTACTTCCTCGACTTCCAGCACCACAGATTGTGGGCCCCTGTGCTCAGTGACCTACCCCTCGCTCTGTGTTCGAACCGCCAGGGCGCGAGCCAAGCCTTGCACTTCAGCCTTGTGGGATCAAAGCTCCATGTCAACTCAAACCAG GTTATCATTCCAAACTTGCCAGTGACCGGGATGAGGCTGCATCTAGAGGGCAAGAAAAACAACAG GCTAGGCCTCCACCTGCAGCATCTGGCGAGCAGCCCGTCGTTCATCAACGGACGGCGCGACAAGCCGCCGGTATGGCGCGGCTCGGAGACGATCTCCGACGAGCGGTACCACGAGCCGGTCCAGCGGAGGATGTTCGCCCACGTCTGCACCGCGCCGGTGAAGTACGACCCCCAGTGGTGCAGCGCGCACCGGCGGACCGCGTACGTCGTCTCCGGCGTGCAGCTGCACGTCAGGGCCCATGACTCGACCACCGTGCTGCACCTCAGGCTCATGTACACCGAGCTGGTAGGGTACACCGTGGTGCAGTCGAAATGGGCGCACAACACGGCGAGGCTTTCGGGCAAAGGGAGCTTCCTGTCGAAGTCATTTGCGTCGGCGGCGTCGTCTTCAGGCGCCGCTGAGAGAGATCGGCAGGGGCCGGCGAGAGTCAATGTCGACTCTGGCGTGTTCGCCGGAGGGCCGCCGGTGCCCGTCGGGGAGCAGAAGCTGCTCAAGTTTGTTGACACGTCGCAGGTCACCATGGGGCCACAGGACGCCCCTGGTTACTGGCTGGTCACAGGTGCAAAGCTTGATGTCCAGAAAGGGAAGATCTCACTGCATGTCAAGTTCTCACTGCTGGCTCCAGTTTCTTGA